The DNA sequence GGATGGTGGAGCAGGAGGGTGGAGCCAAACTGAGAAGGCTCATGGGCAGCAGAACACCCAGACCAACAGCAGCACCAACCAAGGCCCCTCTTTTGAAGCTCCGCCAGGCCTCACCCAGCCAGCTGTCACTTCAGTCATGGGGAGATGGACaagggaaaggcagagaggaacAGTAACATCAACACAGGTGTAATGGTTTGGACACCCTAATGACTGACCAAGTGTAGTGCGTCACATTATTGTaagtacataaatacacatcCCGATAGTAAGTCCAGCTTGACCTCATTGTTATCTGATCCTAACATGtacctgtcctcctctcctgctcgctcctcctcctccagtgcctTGAGTTCTGCCATTGCTACCTTGGCCTCCTGACTTACAGCAGTTTCCACTTTCTCAGAGCTGATACCCCTTTCCACCTCCTTGCTGCTGACCTCTCCTACCTCCTCTTTCAGCTCCATTATGTTCTGTTCAACCTCCATGATCTCCTCAGACTCTGATCTGTCATCTATTTCCTCCTGCTGAATTGAAATTCAATCATTTCGTCATAGTTCATAGGCCACATTTACCACAGTCAGTGATGTTACAGTAAATTAATACATGGTTGGGTTAATTGAGGTCAAGTTGTAATTTGGGATTGAAAGACTTGATTTGAGACAGAGAGGCCAAAGGTAACATCAGTTAAAAgggtttttgttattgttttcgcTGTTGTTGTCATGCAACTCACCATGAGTCCAGGTGTCAGACTGAACTCTTcagccagagaaagagggagctcTGTGGCCAAGGTGAAAGTGCCATCCATCTTCAGAAAACTGCCCCCTTCAGCACTGATGATGACGTAATAAAGACATTTGAGACCATTTTTCTAGACACTACTCTAACAAAGAAACACAGTGAGAAATATGAAGTACATACACCAATGCAAATTCCAACTGGGCCTGCAGGTCCTTAACCTCCACTTTCAGTTGCTATGGCAAGGACATTCAGGATGGAAAGACAAAATCATGATTAGATGTTTGCAGAAGTGTGACATCTGGAGGAGAAATAATACAATTTTGCGAGAATTTTGATTGCAAATACCTCTGCAGTTGTGGTGAACTCCTTCAAGGAAGCGCTTTGATGACTGATCAAGCAGTCTCTCTGAAAATGAATTCAATGACAGTATGATGGGATTTTGCTTTATAACATTTAAACATGTATGTAACCTCAGGTGGTAAACAACCAACAAGAATGCCATGTCAGACAGGAGCTATGGACACTTACTTGGTGAATTATTTCATCTGTTTCAGCAAGCTGCACTCTCACCTCCTCGATCGCTTGctacaaacaacacaaacacaatataatTTACTGAATCATTTTCAACAGAATATTTCAAGAAGTTTTCAAACTGCCTTTCCAAAATGAATTTCTTTTTCATAACATTATTACTGTTACTATAATTCCAAATATTTACTGAAAGGATTCAGTCAACCAAGTAAGTGTTGACTGAGTGACAGAAGTACCTCGAAAGCCTGAACCACTTGACTCATATCAGTTATCTTTTTCTTGTCCGTTTCTCTCTTTGGCAAAATATCAGACATCTGTTGCAGGAAACATGAAAGGGGGTTGAGATAAGAATGAAGGTTGATATATTTATGCAACGAAATTAAAGTAACGTTGTTGTGGAAGATATTCCTTCCTCATACCTCATTGTTGATGGATGTAATCTGGTCAGTCAtggcttttttctctttttcctgtgGAATAGGATATTTTACGacaagaaataaatgaatttcatataaacacatttgaatgaataagatgacttcaaacacacacacagacttctctACTGTAGATGGTTATATTTGCAGGGACTCACCAGCTTTCTGATGCTGGCTGTAAGGCTGTTagtgtccctctccttctcagcaAGTGCAGCATGAATATCATCCATTTCATGCACTAATTGTTCTCTATCCAGAACAGACTGATTCAAACTAGATAATCCAAACAAATTAAGGTATTTTTCAGATTATTGTTACCTTTTGTCATTATGGAAAACATTTCTAAATAAATCTTTTTAAAGTATTAATTACATTCGTACCTTTTGATGTGGTCCTTGAGAGCAATGTTTTGAATTTCCAGGTCATCATTTGAGTCCTCACGTGCATTGAAAGCCTCCTGCAGATCAGCGTTGATCTTCATCTGACGGTTCTTGCTCTGTAGAAGCGCCACCAAGTCTCTTTTCTCATCCAGGCttctacagatgcacacaaatcATAACATCAGCCTTGTAGATTTGTGTCTCACCTGTGTTCTGCTTTCCATAATGATATACTTTATTCAGTTCATATAGAGCTCTAtactttcacactcacagatcTGTGGAGTTCCAgatgtcctcctctcctgtatCCAGATCATCATACCCCGTGGGGAATACAATCTCTGTAAATACTAGTGAATGAGTTCAtatcatttacattttcttCATGTACATATTTCAAAGGACCTGCCCCCTGTAAATGTGGTTCAGAAACATGCATCTTCCTAAATCAATAGATAAATGTACTGCGTCCGTATGCCTACTCGTACCATCGTTTCCGTCTCCATCGCAGACGTCAGCTTTTTCAGGACAACTTGGTGCGCACGTATCAAACAGCAGGTGTGAACCCCTGGTAGCAGAAAGTGCTGCCAGGTCTTGAACGGAACAGGTAGACATGCTTCCACAGGGAATGTCCAGCAGGTGAAACCGATTCAGACCGATCGCTGATCCTATGAATTTAACTCAGAGTCTGAAGAGCAAAActagtgttttttgtttttgttattacagAAATCACACCAGAAATTGAAACAACTCCACTACACTCAAAGGATATTACAACAACTGCACCGATCTACGCGATCTGTACAACTTCTCAAATAGCCTCGAATTTATAGCTAAAGTTGCGTGTAACCGTTGGACGTCATAATCAGCACCATAGTATGACGTCTTATTATGCGAACCGGGTGATCCCTAAACTTGCCGAGCAAAGACAATCCTGACTAAACTAGTTATTTTCTGGTGTGTTATGCATGTACTAAAGTGTACAAGTTTCATAAAAATCCATATAGGCTTAATAAAACGGATTTGTCATTTTCTATCAATCAACCTTTTCTATTAAGATTTAAATAGTAAGGGGAAATAATAAAACGTATTTACTGAATATAGGCCTAATATATTGGTTCTTTTCCTGAACTATTAACTGTTTACCTATATTCCTGAATTCTCTATATCCGATTTGGATTTGACCAAGAGTTACAACTGCcactgtgttttatttctgtgttcGTGTGCAGGCCCTCGTCATGGTTGAATAGGTCATGTTATGCATTTATTTGGaaaacttttaaaaactgttttcatTCAGTGACCAACAGTTACAACAACTGTTACTGCAGCCAGATAGCGCATAGAGAGAGATTGTAGTGCATAGTATCCGATATAATTCAAGTAAAATGTCAAAACAAGCATATCTGATggcactcttttttttcacagccaTGAGACATACAGTAGCTGACAACTTGaacttattttgtattttatgatgTCGCCATCTACTGGCCACTGGTATGGAGGTAAGCAGAAAAAGATTGGTCATGAAATCAGAAGGCAGCAGTCAGGAGCTGGGCAGGCAGTAATGGCATTAATCCAGTTAGTGGGTGAAATAGAAGTCTGATAAAAGCCCCTgttgattacagtttttttttaaaaattttAATGTATGTTTATGCTTTTTTAAccaaataaatatgtttgtatggaTTTAAATGTTATAGCTATAAAGCTATATTTTTGTTATTGGCCCCGGTTGTGTTCATGAATGTATAACATTTATGTCGGATTCATCGTGCCATTGAAATGAAGGATACCACTTTACTCAGCTACAGATCACAGATAATTATACATGAACACTGTCCCCAGCATATGTTGTCTATCAACCACATTAAGCTGTCAAGCAGTTCAAAACTACATAATATATGTTAGTTTATATATGTTTACAGAGTTTTCCAACAGATTCTCAAAAAGGATATTACTTGAAGAAGATAATATAAGACTTTCTCAGAGGCAGATTAATTTTAAGATTTattaaatgataaaatacagaAATTGTTATCTGATTTCCCCATTTGGATATATTACATATATGCCATGTTGTAGTACTGGGATGTCCAATATTGCTATTCAGTCTGTTCGGTGCATTATTCTAACattaaagagagaatgaaacacaACTTACAGTACTATCACAAAAGAATTATATTTTGTATGGCAGATATGACTTTTAAAACAATATAACATGACATTATCTCTTAGAATAACGGTGACAGCTTCCTCTTTGAAGAAACTTAACAATGTACAATTTAAGTGTGCCGATACCATATATTATAGGATCAAAGAGTGGGTTGcaaaatcaaagaaaaacagagacataAATACTGATACACCAAATGGTACTTGGTTGTCTGTCATGCGGGCACTAATAAATtcaaaacaacaaccaaaaacaAAGTTCATAACAATCAACAAATGTGGTATGCATGTTGAAGTGCTTTGTTTTGACACTCCTTGGATGCTTCTCTGCAGATTCTGAGAATCTTAACATatgaaaacaaaatcacaaagaGCGTTGGGAACATATAAACAACCGTCATTAGGAGTCCAACAATGCTATTTATCAAAGTACTAGTGCAGGAAAGTTTAACTAGATCAAAATTTGTACAGTGGGTTTTGTGAATGACATTGCCACAAAATGACAGCCGAATTGTCAGTGATAAAACATTGCAAAAGAGCAGAAAGGATAAAGCCAGGCTACTGCAATGAGAATTTTAACCTTTCTTGGAGACATCTTGTCATGATAGTGTAATGGGGTGCATATGGCAGCATATCTGTCGTATCCCATTATAGCCAGCGTCACCAGTTCAACACTACCAGAAGTGTGCAAACAAAATACCTGAATGAAACAGTTTACCAGAGAGATCGTGTATGACTGTGTAGCAAGCTTAGTCATAATATGTGGCAACAAAGCTGAGCTTCCGTATATTCCATTAAATGATAAATTGCAAATGAAAATATACATTGGTTCATGCAGGGCTCGTTCCTTATAAACAACTACAATTAAAAGTGTATTCAAGGCAATGGTTAAAATGTACGGTAGAAgaaaaacagtaaaatataaatatttctgaTGGTCCATCTTTTCATACATCTTCAGAATGAAAGTTGTTTCAGAAGTTATGTTGTCCATGGTACTCTGCAAATATTTGATGAGAGAAATGACAAATGTAATGCACTCATATCATGAGCAACTCAGCAAAATGGTTTGTAACATTCTACAACACCCCTTCCCATGTATAACAGCATCAACACCATCTGCCAATACAAACTTTAAGTCTTTTGTTTTCTGGAAAATGAAAAGTATAGAAAAGACACGTTAAATAGCTGTAAATATAATAGTTACCCAAGCTCAGGTGCATATATGGTTTAGTGTGGCCACTGAACAGAACACTATTTGGTGACAGTTGGAACATAGTTCTTATACTTCCAAAGATGGGAGGGACTTCTTCAGTCTGAAATGCAATATGCAAAAGGAGGACTGCAGTAGTGCTTAATTACATCAAGATTTCCACCCAAACccacaataacaacagcaaaccAATCAGATCATGTTTCAAAAAGTATGAAGTTATATTCATAAAAGTATCAGTACATCATACGTCATTTCAGGATGAATGTAAAAAAAGATAGATGCTCCTAATAAAAGGGTGTaatatgcgagtgtgtgttatatttctaTATAAGTTTGCATTTGGAAGTTCATTAAGTAGTCTTGAGGGATGCTGATAAGGATATTTTGTGTTGCTTAAGTTTCAATGTTGTTAAGTTCAATTATCTAGAACATGCAGTGTGGTATAGTAATTATCtaaaatactgtatgtaatgtAGTGCTGTAGTGTCAGTGAGTGAAATGGCAATAgtaacttaaaaatgatacatcggctatactgattcattttgttatcgttttcataatttttaagttctctgaacttatattcaaatatttttatacttaaatcttttaacctctatgtactaaattattttcactcaacaacacaaaataaaattaagttttaagccttaaaaatcaagttcagtgcacttcatattggtgaaagagttcaacttaattattctgagtaaataatacttaataagcttacttttttgAAGTCtactccgcttgattattctgagtaggtaatacttaaatagctaactttttttaagtgagcactacttattttcaattattgaccacatatactgattttctggttctgtttacaaactgactttaaactgaaagttactctacgagacacattcaaatctatgtaagatttatattaaaaagagtgagatgagaaaaacttaagaggtatcacatcatttatatttcttgtaaaacaactgacaaaataaaagattacattaaagctttaaagaacagcgttacaaagttaacaagtcaacaacaaatcgtttatttcaacaaatcattttttaaggtgagttAGGACgttttcagaggtttgttgtcatccagacacataaaaatgttctgtatgagaatgtgcgtgagttttttgggatattctaaattgaaagcatgtcaggccaaacaacaacataaatgcctcagaaaacctctgcacccaattcaaagatgaaggggtcgggacccgatgtaaggagagcaacaggagcatcatcaaaatctggctcctcttcctcctgcaaaacaccatcaatacaattaccaggagagtttcaatggaaacacttacaaaaaaactgacagaaatgaacaaaaatgcaaatatattctagaattattttcattatgtaaAATACCTGAAGACACAATCagattttgttatatttatggATATTAACAGGGCTTACATTGCAGGTATTGAACACCAAAaccagtccgtgatgccttctgcctgtacacaaaaatatctcctttggttgactcctcttcttatatgtctacatcaaatcagtttgttgtttatatgcaacacgaatgctgtcagggcaaaaagaatattgtaggtcttaactgaagttctcgaccattattgttagcttgctgctaacacttttattcatcagatccattaaaacacatagaagctagctagctgctaaaaagttacgTATAACATTAACATGCTGATAtgattatatggtgtttctgtagaacatgagttgttttcaacataaacaattgattgttgtttactttgcacatgaacatacttggggggaaataacccactaactagctctttagcttcctagccgccagcgccaacagtcgtgcaactgaacttgctacttgacagccaaaacgtgattactcaataataattacaaagagggaaattcgccacttcttatcgcaatttcacttgctcccgcaattttgtcgcaacaaacacctaaaaaacactgtttacttaccagataaggacgcttagcagcgacaggattactaaaatatctcctttggtggggtgaccagacgtcctcttttacccggacatgcggccggcagtgattgcaaaatcgtccgggattttgcctcgtcggatatttgtgtttctctgggtccttcacaaactagtttttacgcccttacaagtttaggaaagggtatctcccttacgttccaccttctagcacaagctctgactgtagcgagaactgtcattggtcgaccggcctctcagtgttgccagatgcacgataattaccTCCAAAGatgatcattttgagcatttaatacgatacttcaccatttccaatctggcaacactgagcaccgtgccgtTTCCACTAgttccattgtttacaacagcacatgacatctgcatgtggaaaagatgtaaaattccgtcgcggggggagggagcggggtcatctgtatgctacacactaccacgcccctccccgcgacgaagtgtcctctttttcacaaactcaaatatggtcaccctacgaagttggtcgattcctcttctacaggaggaacatgcttatagaagtctaactgatactatacaattattaagtctgctgtctccgtctctcatcacaagatctctgattctgttctgaactagtcctgcaatgacgttgatgacgtcagacgtcacgtttgaatgaaacaaaaaaatatgagttatcaggcaatgtttactcaaacaaatacattccaatacaattaaaacgtcttcatctgctcagaaaactaatacatttaaagttgtctcaactaaataccaggttttaagtactgaatagaaaatgttaataagttagtagaactgtttgggtttacagtgagGTGGCATATGCTATTCAATGCAGATAATCAAGAACAACTTTTCCATGCAATACACATGAAATATCCAAATAATCACTCTATGTTGGATCCAACaccaaaagaaaatgtaatgtcTTTAAACCTGAGATCTAATAAAACAGAAAGCTCGAGCTGATATCAAtatcaaagagagaggggaaaaaatctgTGCGATCACAATGTCCCGTCCTACCACGCTCCTGTGTGATAAAAGTAGACCTAGGCCAGAAGCTCCGCTTTCCAGCAGAAATAGCAACAACAAATCTACGACCAGACCTTGTGCTTTGGTCGGCCTCACTCAAGCAGGTGTATATCGTCGAGCTCACGGTCCCCTGGGAGAGTGCGATGGAGGAGGCCTACGAGCGCAAGAAGCTAAGGTATGCAGAGCTTGCAGCAGATGCACAACAACGAGGCTGGAAAGCTAAGGTCTGCCCAGTTGAAGTAGGCTGCAGAGGATTTGTAGCCACCTCAACATCCAGGCTTCTCCGAGAGATGGGAGTGCGGGGGAAggcccacaggcaggcagtcaaagacctttccagggctgctgaagtcagtggctgtggataaagaggaaggactctgtcggatgagtgatggcatctagggagtgagcccgggatgccggatctcactgctgaaccctctggaggtgtcgtgggtcaATTAGCGAAACATCGAAGAAGGAGGGCGCCCACTTGATAACCCTTAGGATGCCATCAATCATTCGACCAACCCACAGAGTCTCGAGTATGCAGAAAGGGATATTAACACCTTGTCCTACATAACAGATCTGAGATGGTCCAGGGGAGAACGTTCTACTGTCTAGGAGGAATCAGTCAGTCCATTTTCTGTATGATGTGACCTGTCCATTAAATGCGGTAAAATGGAGTGTCCCATCAATAGTGGGTGGGGGTTTACATGAAACACTAACTGTGTCATGGTATCCATGAGAAAGATGCTCTCCTGACCTCTGACGAAAGCTGGAATATGGGGGCAGGCGTCTAAGATTACATGCGAAGCAGAGGCCACTAATTACTATGCTGACTGTGTGCAATATGTGGTCAACATCAGTGAGTCTCTAAATCTAttatgttgtgtatagtgttatatatgtcaaaatctccgtaaacgttagaaaggtcgccgattaacacttgcaactcagtgttgtgatggttttaaaaaaattcagaagGTAGTAAAAAAGGTATTAAAAAGGTATTAAATTTTACTTAAGGATTGCTGTATATACCCTGATCTAAGATTACATGCGAAGCAGAGGCCACTAATTCCTATGCTGACTGATCTTTGCCCTTCAGAGTAGCAA is a window from the Clupea harengus unplaced genomic scaffold, Ch_v2.0.2, whole genome shotgun sequence genome containing:
- the LOC122131608 gene encoding uncharacterized protein LOC122131608 codes for the protein MSTCSVQDLAALSATRGSHLLFDTCAPSCPEKADVCDGDGNDEIVFPTGYDDLDTGEEDIWNSTDLSLDEKRDLVALLQSKNRQMKINADLQEAFNAREDSNDDLEIQNIALKDHIKSLNQSVLDREQLVHEMDDIHAALAEKERDTNSLTASIRKLEKEKKAMTDQITSINNEMSDILPKRETDKKKITDMSQVVQAFEQAIEEVRVQLAETDEIIHQSSV